The Aureispira anguillae genome contains a region encoding:
- a CDS encoding EamA family transporter produces the protein MKLSDLRSDRYLIPISFFCIYFIWGSTYLATDWAFESFPPFFMTAIRLLMAGGLLLSVSYKGYKTATSKQIRNAAFFGFLILGIGSGGAMWSVLYLDTGMASLIVGCEPLVLVVFSWLLIGQRASMQKMLGVALGMVGMYILVSQDAITTSPDAYKGIIAVSVAIMGWTLGAIYMKGSDLPTSKIANTAIQMLTAGFVLLLVSLVLQEDIASIANRFTWKAFWSLLYLMFFGSIIAYTAFNYLLIKEDPRKVATATYINPIIALLLGWYFNNEVITSQSLCAATILILGVVFIIRDDE, from the coding sequence ATGAAACTAAGCGATCTGCGATCTGATCGGTATTTAATACCCATTTCCTTTTTCTGCATTTACTTTATTTGGGGGTCTACTTATCTAGCCACAGATTGGGCTTTTGAATCCTTTCCACCTTTTTTTATGACAGCTATTCGCCTGTTAATGGCAGGGGGATTATTGTTATCTGTTAGTTATAAAGGCTATAAAACAGCTACGTCAAAACAAATAAGAAATGCTGCATTTTTTGGTTTTCTGATCCTAGGAATCGGCTCAGGAGGGGCTATGTGGTCGGTCTTGTATTTGGATACGGGAATGGCTTCTTTGATTGTTGGTTGTGAGCCCTTGGTTTTGGTTGTTTTTTCTTGGTTGTTGATTGGGCAACGGGCAAGTATGCAAAAGATGCTTGGAGTAGCGTTGGGAATGGTTGGGATGTATATTTTAGTTAGCCAAGACGCAATTACGACAAGCCCTGATGCTTATAAGGGAATTATTGCTGTATCCGTTGCTATTATGGGATGGACCTTAGGGGCGATTTATATGAAAGGATCAGATTTGCCAACTTCTAAAATTGCCAATACAGCGATTCAAATGCTAACGGCTGGTTTTGTTTTATTGTTGGTTAGTTTAGTCTTGCAAGAAGATATTGCGTCTATTGCCAACCGATTTACTTGGAAAGCCTTTTGGTCTTTGTTGTATTTGATGTTTTTTGGTTCAATTATCGCTTATACTGCTTTTAATTATTTGCTAATCAAAGAAGACCCTCGAAAGGTAGCTACGGCAACGTACATCAATCCAATTATTGCACTATTGTTGGGCTGGTATTTTAACAACGAGGTCATAACAAGCCAATCGCTTTGTGCTGCTACGATTTTGATTTTAGGAGTAGTGTTTATTATTCGAGACGATGAATAA
- a CDS encoding LytR/AlgR family response regulator transcription factor: MPKIKALLVDDEFLALNLLENFINRLADIEIVAKVKSPVKALEILQNQPVDLLFLDIQMPTLSGTNLLKTLPHPPVTIFTTAYAEYAPLAFDLNAVDYLLKPFSFERFLQSINKAKQQLNIRTSTNRLPLTKTIEKTASLVPPTERAFIAVKVDGDIQKIYLDDIIYIEGLREYIRIVCQEKKKYITLESLKNMETMLPDADFMRIHKSYIIAKAKATKLVRNRLEIDNFHLPFSRSKRNLIIQEVFKGGQ; the protein is encoded by the coding sequence ATGCCAAAAATTAAAGCCTTGCTTGTTGATGATGAGTTTTTAGCACTCAATTTATTAGAAAATTTCATTAATCGCCTAGCAGATATAGAAATTGTTGCCAAGGTAAAATCGCCTGTTAAAGCCCTTGAAATATTGCAAAATCAACCCGTAGATTTGCTTTTTCTAGACATTCAAATGCCTACCCTTAGCGGCACCAATTTATTAAAAACATTGCCGCATCCTCCTGTCACGATTTTTACTACGGCTTACGCTGAATATGCCCCCCTAGCTTTTGACCTAAATGCGGTAGATTATTTGCTAAAACCTTTTTCCTTTGAACGTTTTCTGCAATCCATCAACAAAGCCAAACAACAACTCAACATTCGAACCTCGACCAACCGTCTCCCCCTCACGAAAACAATTGAGAAAACAGCCTCGCTAGTGCCTCCTACCGAACGAGCATTTATTGCGGTAAAGGTAGATGGGGACATTCAAAAAATATACTTAGACGATATTATTTATATTGAGGGGTTAAGGGAATACATCCGTATTGTTTGCCAAGAAAAAAAGAAATACATTACCCTTGAATCTCTTAAAAACATGGAAACAATGCTTCCCGATGCTGATTTTATGCGCATTCACAAATCTTATATTATTGCAAAAGCAAAAGCCACAAAACTAGTAAGAAATAGACTGGAGATCGATAATTTTCACCTGCCCTTCAGCCGCAGCAAACGCAACTTAATTATTCAAGAAGTTTTTAAAGGAGGGCAATAG
- a CDS encoding sensor histidine kinase — protein sequence MSPLKNPSSSQLNNKQLNLVLHLGFWLTTTALFMTITGSFYGFQIAIFRTLTNMLCLILLFYGNAYFLVNRLLEQKRYGAYLLSTLLLFISVLALRIQIHSFAPDNFYEPFIHNLYQPLIGNNLFSYVFIFVTSLGILVFSLLYQVLVNRADKERKDMKVIHQYQQAQIQFLKAQINPHFLFNTLNNIYSLAVTKSEETPDMILKLSDLLRYVIYKGAEPLVYLEDELLHIDKFIELFQMRSETELDIRLVIEGKITGIKIEPMILIPLVENCFKHCDFDTNEAAYVVMNLSVEKNCLIFKTLNSKDNYQKQKDQVGGVGLHNIQERLKINYGDNYSLKKKDHPKTFEIDLMIPFTRYK from the coding sequence ATGTCGCCATTGAAAAATCCATCCTCATCCCAACTCAACAACAAGCAGTTAAACCTCGTCCTTCATTTAGGCTTTTGGTTGACCACTACCGCTTTATTTATGACCATTACAGGGAGTTTTTATGGGTTTCAGATCGCTATTTTTAGAACCTTAACCAATATGCTTTGTCTGATTCTTTTGTTTTATGGCAATGCTTATTTTTTGGTCAATCGCTTGCTTGAACAAAAACGTTATGGTGCCTATCTTTTATCTACTTTGTTACTCTTTATTAGTGTTTTAGCCTTGCGCATACAAATTCACTCTTTTGCACCTGATAATTTTTACGAGCCATTCATCCACAATTTATACCAACCTCTAATTGGAAACAACCTGTTTTCCTATGTTTTTATATTTGTTACATCGCTTGGTATTTTAGTTTTTAGTCTCTTATATCAAGTATTGGTCAATCGTGCGGACAAAGAACGCAAAGACATGAAGGTCATCCACCAGTACCAACAGGCACAAATTCAGTTTTTAAAAGCACAAATCAATCCGCATTTCTTATTCAATACCCTCAATAATATTTATTCATTGGCGGTTACCAAATCGGAGGAAACACCAGATATGATTTTAAAGTTATCCGATTTGCTGCGTTATGTTATTTATAAAGGAGCAGAACCGTTGGTCTATCTAGAAGATGAATTGCTTCACATTGATAAATTTATCGAACTGTTTCAAATGCGTAGTGAAACAGAACTAGACATACGTCTAGTGATAGAAGGCAAAATAACAGGCATAAAAATAGAACCTATGATTTTAATTCCCTTGGTCGAAAATTGTTTTAAGCATTGTGATTTTGACACCAATGAGGCCGCTTATGTTGTAATGAATTTGAGCGTTGAAAAAAATTGCCTTATTTTTAAAACCTTGAATTCCAAAGATAATTATCAGAAGCAAAAAGATCAAGTAGGTGGTGTAGGACTCCATAATATCCAAGAACGCCTAAAAATCAATTATGGCGATAATTATAGCTTAAAAAAGAAAGACCACCCAAAAACGTTTGAGATTGATTTAATGATTCCATTTACCCGTTATAAGTAA
- a CDS encoding ankyrin repeat domain-containing protein, with amino-acid sequence MKTAIELIERGTVKEFEEAYGGQTSMLQDLVTDSMGLFRGTLLHYAVNYRKLSFVKYFVALGADIESTLGTGHTPLYEAILSRSTTIAQYLMEQGANIHTKDRNNRTLFYALVQMRYGDRSTTKIKLLKFLLSLDLDINERDNWGRTVLYELLRWNEPKVLNALLEGGADLQISDRYGYTPLHIAAGNGWPEICQILLKQGVPINATNQYGWTALDIARINQSKQTIAFFEAAHANEANTSIVQLMTKLMAGQVDNLLPLLKKADHLNYYNYDKMSLLNLCIRGDQDELAKEILNKKNVIIEGALGMACIRQNTKLVQLLLERGADPNEKQAGCSPLYNLFIFPNTKNTVGVLQLLLKYGAVFDPEETNFRGRLGDLIQKVKDQTINNLLEIKD; translated from the coding sequence ATGAAAACAGCAATAGAATTAATAGAAAGAGGAACCGTTAAGGAGTTTGAAGAAGCTTATGGCGGACAAACTTCTATGCTTCAGGATTTGGTTACGGATTCAATGGGGTTGTTTCGGGGGACATTGCTGCACTATGCTGTTAATTACCGAAAGCTTTCTTTTGTAAAATATTTTGTAGCATTAGGGGCAGACATAGAATCTACCTTAGGGACAGGGCATACGCCTTTGTACGAAGCTATTTTATCCAGATCAACAACGATTGCCCAATACTTGATGGAGCAAGGGGCTAATATCCACACCAAAGATCGCAACAATAGAACCTTATTTTATGCGCTCGTTCAGATGCGGTATGGAGATCGTTCTACCACAAAAATTAAACTACTAAAATTTTTACTTTCATTAGATTTAGACATCAACGAAAGAGACAACTGGGGAAGAACGGTGTTGTATGAATTGCTGCGTTGGAACGAACCTAAGGTTTTAAATGCTTTATTGGAGGGGGGAGCAGATTTGCAAATAAGCGATCGCTATGGTTATACTCCTTTGCATATAGCAGCAGGAAACGGTTGGCCAGAGATTTGCCAAATCTTACTGAAACAAGGAGTGCCAATAAATGCAACCAATCAATATGGGTGGACTGCCTTGGATATTGCAAGGATCAACCAATCTAAACAGACGATTGCATTTTTTGAGGCAGCCCATGCCAATGAAGCCAATACATCTATAGTCCAGTTAATGACAAAGCTGATGGCAGGGCAAGTTGATAATTTGTTACCCTTGTTAAAGAAAGCAGACCATCTCAATTATTACAATTACGATAAAATGTCTTTGTTAAATCTTTGTATCCGAGGAGATCAAGACGAGTTAGCAAAAGAGATCCTGAACAAAAAAAATGTAATTATTGAAGGTGCTTTGGGAATGGCTTGTATTCGGCAAAATACCAAATTGGTACAACTCTTATTAGAGCGGGGAGCAGATCCCAATGAAAAGCAGGCAGGCTGTTCGCCACTGTACAATCTATTTATTTTTCCTAACACTAAAAATACCGTAGGAGTGCTTCAACTGCTCTTAAAATATGGGGCTGTCTTTGATCCCGAAGAAACCAATTTTAGAGGAAGATTAGGCGACCTTATTCAGAAGGTGAAAGATCAAACAATAAATAATTTGTTGGAGATAAAGGACTAA